Sequence from the Bufo bufo chromosome 10, aBufBuf1.1, whole genome shotgun sequence genome:
AAGAAAAATGTGATTCTTACCCgggaatttttttccatctcgAGAAGGAGACTCTTGTGCTGTTCAGCCAGAGCCAGGACGGCCGTGTGCACTCGCTCATAGATCTGCTGTCCTTGAAGGGTCTGGAAGGTGAAGAGTCCCTCGCTGATCCCACACACCCTAAAAGACAGCAGTAATGGTCAGGACAGACTACCCTCTGTGACAGTCTCCGTACGCCGCCTACCCCCTGTGACAGTCTCCTCACTGCTCTCCGTACGCCGCCTACCCCCTGTGACAGTCTCCTCACTGCTCTCCGTACGCCGCCTACCCCCTGTGACAGTCTCCTCACTGCTCTCCGTACGCCGCCTACCCCCTGTGACAGTCTCCTCACTGCTCTCCGTACGCCGCCTACCCCCTGTGACAGTCTCCTCACTGCTCTCCGTACGCCGCCTACCCCCTGTGACAGTCTCCTCACTGCTCTCCGTACGCCGCCTACCCCCTGTGACAGTCTCCTCACTGCTCTCTGTACGCCGCCTACCCCCCTGTGACAGTCTCCTCACTGCTCTCCGTACGCCGCCTACCCCCTGTGACAGTCTCCTCACTGCTCTCTGTACGCCGCCTACCCCCTGTGACAGTCTCCTCACTGCTCTCCGTACGCCGCCTACCCCCTGTGACAGTCTCCTCACTGCTCTCCGTACGCCGCCTACCCCCTGTGACAGTCTCCTCACTGCTCTCTGTACGCCGTATACCCTCTGTGACAGTCTCCTCACTGCTCTCTGTACGCCGTATACCCTCTGTGACAGTCTCCTCACTGCTCTCTGTACGCCGCCTACCCCCTGTGACAGTCTCCTCACTGCTCTCTGTACGCCGCCTACCCCCTGTGACAGTCTCCTCACTGCTCTCTGTACGCCGCCTACCCCCTGTGACAGTCTCCTCACTGCTCTCTGTACGCTGCCTACCCCCTGTGACAGTCTCCTCACTGCTCTCTGTACGCCGCCTACCCTCTGTGACAGTCTCCTCACTGCTCTCCGTACGCCGCCTACCCTCTGTGACAGTCTCCTCACTGCTCTCTGTACGCCGCCTACCCCCCTGTGACAGTCTCCTCACTGCTCTCCCTATAATGCCTGCCGCATACATGACCTTGTCCTCACCACTCTCCATATACTGCCTGGAATCTACATGACTGTCTCCTCgccgctctccctatactgcctgGCATCTACATGACTGTCTCCTCACCGCTCTGCCTCAAATGTGAAGCGTGAGGAGTCGCTCCCATATCGTCGAAGGGTGCAGAGGGGCCAGGACAGCAGCTTGGTGCGAGGCTTgtgagggtcccagaggtagaGGTTCTCTTCCGTTATCTGCATCTTGCACTCTCCGTACACTTCCAGGATGGACGATGGCAGCAGGAAGACGTTGAAGCGTTCTGAAAAGAAGCGAAGGATCAGGCGTGCAGCGCGTCTCATCAGTCTGGCTTCATGTCTCCCTGCTCCAATGATGGGGACTATATAAGAGCCAGGTCTCCAGCAGACccgtcttctccaaattcacctgCAGAGGGCGCCCTCACCTGTCTGTTCACTCTGCACTCCTGGAGTCAGCAGGTCTGGTTCTCCGACATTACAGTCTGTGACCCGTGTGCCCGGACAGTCCATGGACAGCACCTTGAACCACTCCTCAGCGTCCAGCTCTAGAATGTAGAACAGACCTTCAGCATGCAGGACGGCGGACACAGACCCCTGCTCCCCGACTGTATGAATTGTCCAGATTCCGGGGCTTACAGCACAGCTCACCTGAATCACAGGTGAAGGTGCGGGGCGAGGTCGTCGCAGAAGATAATGCCACCGCTTGTCGCTTTGTTCCTTAGGAAGCCGCATGATGCATTTAACATTACTGATCTCCATCACCTAAAGAGAGAGCAACATAGAGGAGTCCAGTGAGAACCTCTGCCGCACGGAGCCGAGAGCGCAGCACTGAGCCGAGAGCGCAGCACTGAGCCGAGAGCGCAGCACTGAGCCGAGAGCGCAGCACTGAGCCGAGAGCGCAGCACTGAGCCGAGAGCGCAGCACTGAGCCGAGAGCGCAGCACTGAGCCGAGAGCCACACATCCTCATATGACCCCTCAAGAGACCAGCGGCCTCCAGAGGATCAGAAGAGTGACCTAAAGGAGGATATGTGGAAGAGCTGAAGACCGGCATCTCCacttgtcacctgcagtcctatgcaacgccacagataacacagtgataggtctctcagtacagatagtggatgtcacctgcagtcctatgtcactctacagataacacagtgataactctttcAGTACAGATTATGTAGtaaatgtcccctgcagtcctatgcaacaccagagatgacacagtgataacgctctgagtacaaatgtagtagatgtcacctgcagtcctatgtaacaccacagataatacagtgataggtctctcagtacagatagtggatgtcacctgcagtcctatgtcactctacagataacacagtgataacgctcTAAGTACAAATGTAGtatatgttacctgcagtcctatgtaacaccacaaataacacagtgataactctctcagTACATATTatttagtagatgtcacctgcagtcataTGCAACACCAGAGATAACACAGCGATCGCTCTCTCAGTACCGattatgtagtagatgtcacctgcagtcctatgtaaccacATATAACAGTGACACCTCTCGGAGTATATATTATGTAGTAGACATtacctgaatacagataatgtagtagatgtcacctgcagtcctatgtaatatcacagataacacagtgataactcacgAGTACAGATagtggatgtcacctgcagtcctaggttactctacagataatgtagtagacgtcacctgcagtcctaggtAACACCACAGGTAACGCAGCGATTTCTGTAGTTGGGTGCACAGGTGACACCGTTACCTCTGCCTCCATGCTGTGGACTGACTCTGCCCTCACTTGTAGCGCACAGTGGCGGTACTGTATACTAGAGGTCGGTGCAGTACGGGCTCAGATTTCCGTGGCGCTGGAATATGGCCTTGGTCAGACTCAGTAATATGGCCACCATTGATCGACCACACACAGTAGACTGAGAACATCTCCCCCCAGAGGCTTGGAAGTAGCTTGCAGCAGGAATTCTGTCCCTCACCTTTGGGCACATGCGCAGGAGGACTGACCTCTCATCCGGATACTTCTCCAGTCTCCAGGGTCCCTTACTGGAGGATTTCCTGAGCACCAGCCAGCAGCGGCGGTAGATCTGCAGATGAAAGGGTCACAGGTTAAACGGAGCGGGGGATCCCAGGAGACGATGGCTTCCTTTACTGGTGgcagaaggggttaaaagggaacCAGTCAGCATGATACCTGCCACCCACAACCACCTATTGGACTCAATGGGCGATGTGGAGACCAGGTAAAGGTGCCCATGTGATGTTCACCAAGACGTTTAACCAGCTGTGCACCGTGATGCCAAGTGCCCCATGGACGCTAATTCACTTGAGGGCACACACGTGAGTAATGAACGTGCAGCACAGCGGTAACTAACCGGACTCCGATCACACAGCTCCGCACCCCCAGCGCTCCGATCACACAGCTCCGCACCCCCACCTCTCCGATCACACAGCTCCGCACCCCCACCTCTCCGATCACACAGCTCCGCACCCCCACCTCTCCGATCACACAGCTCCGCACCCCCACCTCTCCGATCACACAGCTCCGCACCCCCACCTCTCCGATCACACAGCTCCGCACCCCCACCTCTCCGATCACACAGCTCCGCACCCCCACCTCTCCGATCACACAGCTCCGCACCCCCAGCGCTCCGATCACACAGCTCCGCACCCCCACCTCTCCGATCACACAGCTCCGCACCCCCACCTCTCCCATCACACAGCTCCGCACCCCCACCTCTCCGATCACACAGCTCCGCACCCCCACCTCTCCGATCACACAGCTCCGCACCCCCAGCGCTCCGATCACACAGCTCCGCACCCCCAGCGCTCCGATCACACAGCTCCGCACCCCCACCTCTCCGATCACACAGCTCCGCACCCCCACCTCTCCGATCACACAGCTCCGCACCTCCACCTCTCCGATCACACAGCTCCGCACTCCCCACCTCTCCGATCACACAGCTCCGCACCTCCACCTCTCCGATCACACAGCTCCGCACCCCCACCTCTCCGATCACACAGCTCCGCACCCCCACCTCTCCGATCACACAGCTCCGCACCCCCACCTCTCCGAT
This genomic interval carries:
- the DOK4 gene encoding LOW QUALITY PROTEIN: docking protein 4 (The sequence of the model RefSeq protein was modified relative to this genomic sequence to represent the inferred CDS: inserted 1 base in 1 codon), coding for MASSSTDIVRQGYVRMKSRKLGIYRRCWLVLRKSSSKGPWRLEKYPDERSVLLRMCPKVMEISNVKCIMRLPKXTKRQAVALSSATTSPRTFTCDSELDAEEWFKVLSMDCPGTRVTDCNVGEPDLLTPGVQSEQTERFNVFLLPSSILEVYGECKMQITEENLYLWDPHKPRTKLLSWPLCTLRRYGSDSSRFTFEAERVCGISEGLFTFQTLQGQQIYERVHTAVLALAEQHKSLLLEMEKNSRLLNKEPENVPHPGPSTSMLPRSAYWHHITSGQSSTESSSSRPHSGRDSDPIPRRTFARKLPTSASQ